A stretch of the Aphis gossypii isolate Hap1 chromosome 2, ASM2018417v2, whole genome shotgun sequence genome encodes the following:
- the LOC114125879 gene encoding E3 ubiquitin-protein ligase UBR5 isoform X1, producing the protein MSSLQFIVHPAPGTDDQLNDRFKEVSERLNRSILGNTSSYPVLSNIKSPIKQIVVGPYHIGLLFEDGRVARIPFTVLAERLDLSRSTGDANKLPSKSSSGNSGGGGGGGGGNLSSATRHLTRRARIMRSGTFRGTSRSSGSGVIMSSGSSSGRPVMPAQFVPEELVAQAQVVLQGKSRNLIIRELQRTNLDVNLAVNNLLSRDDEEGDGEIEEVNGPGGDSYVPEDLMSLLDGGGFHSDHSVIIDADAIFSEDMFSYSSSRRNGARRLGERERVSNSANDSTSSDRNSGPSDRDSFTRWRDRHCYGQQQHRQRQQQWLEGALRDSAWDKDTDSKKKDSNVGPYEFSADSKKKDSNTGNPLWLSNDAEYWPEPNVKFIQIAAIHSELIALSAEGQLYQWKWEDSDPYKTLDNNVHHPKTTALGLTNEKVVLLSGTIIRVSVVTESNKVATWMDESLTHAATASKLEHPAQLYSEFVVDHIISIHTCPLYTLARLESGALYWWGVLPFNQRRKIWDKYRTKARKQKTNNLNSDIIVGSQVCMKNSPLYQPGAIGITLYGGEPKIGQLLNSAWTYADVCRFQILTPPQIFQSQNINSSSSKSCSPIEKSKETADRIDMPPPPSPASSTCSETGSTVQSSKRTKRVTMKGLEDDKNIEEDWPLKDVVFVEDQKSLPIGRVVHVDGSYAAVKFPCVSKEIISGIFPKDKEPNTSVNDDVVTNIIKMLDQNEVRLMKKDDLQVCKVAVASKVPDCFQRTPRRINIPTDNGNQILTLTIDGQGVHAIVKNGSKISYIKFNVTSGKIEQDSPFPVDASALIGLNPDNMQIICTAESKDNICILRDGNRTIYPLAKDSTDSMREPQWLDLGPVRCMGIGSYTVTSPHVKAVAAIIVLDVEQQILMSRILKPNLESVKLLIQQLSLEIDNGVLLSQILAERCDGNRNLLHACVSVCAPISNKESEEGDNVSNQPNTNVDTLNVIQKAFGVRSTLSLREMMRRASAVVRSSNTNNTSESEPMEMNDEAPPPGTVPEPSSWHEPVNATTQSNPVLPNEEETIQPTPPINPNTERRNNALAILRLLCESSVFSPHLLDLLTAKDAQGLTPFMLAVTVRAYPAAIILLDTIHRVVSKVVLPPNIFEMQGTSSTEQEHAIKNVMSAWRSSVAGTGSNPTSSCKVPPEIPPQPVPLCKKTPNYELPAYWSSSLCTLAHSPPPPPPPPPPSQQQPNDFSKGYFPLPPPPPPLSIYKTHIWYTERSLYRESDSEKIQKAKEVLASMVYPTGSNPDYSPLHVICCNDTCSFTWTGAEHINQDIFECRTCGLTGSLCCCTECARVCHRGHDCKLKRTSPTAYCDCWEKCRCKALVQGHQASRTQLLNRLVNETDLVTHYNSRGESILLFLVQTVGRQSNEQRQYNRSSRQRAASRKTPSSDIEMDMPDHDLEPPRFSRKALERLLNDWPAVKAMIMSGVKNDSESKLTTDQSCLKNQSGTTFLDKFMHCLLFKCSNEGMNAFLMIDAVVTTILKEMHNPLSNSAEVNSIARRFIRSVIRVFVVYSVELAPQNNKRRMLHSSSSPFTRAKRIFQSMIKLSVDELCETAESLIAPVRLGVARPTAPFTLSTNYTPDIQSYEEIFFVEPMAPNNMNMSDQIEGTNVHRQSQNDQPPIDIELEDEMADNNDGEGSDPEDVMGSVLESHVRLGQNSISDSNQQGPVDPESDTEDMLVETDSDSDQSNQDGGGQRSVQTGATAGSDTDDESGESTQQEDGEESEAGETDELDAEEFLVSEDQLERRATTSGQGHRTNLAPQSMQWAIRNRDTATRTATGFRVASGNSLVFIDPTSLRRSAVAAVSNSTNNSGNGSNNAAAAAAAAVASAAAGLNDSITMATTASSLARAFAIVIRQISDLLVSSMHEPPPTLSVPTRVSVAETYDLQIIIEKSLKPTWDWLMAIMDSTEAQLRFGASLTQSSDPQHPRHPLHSTTTANTTNTMPSTSSGIGATSSNNNQAVEPRREFISYCLSLMRAHSNEHGDSLPVLDVSSLKHVAYVLDALVYYMRADTYQSLSATVLLADPLDPEPWVLEQQDENDNEENDEEINTTVPSISQTSSPRFVDMDSGTRGRRHGFFQRSDSTLCLGCPPPDPFKTPMTQAMPLADQPHLLQPNARKEDMFGTPRVPAPIDGSSEGVPSRLSLSSRSDNGSEQLPKEHERKRQDTEPEDLSVRSNMSNMAKNYLEVETELYGLGDESDSSQPISESEMTKRDRDLIIVPTSTLSDTTSPMLKSVIVRAPSGGTPSTSSSSAQVKPNPGVEDNRDLLSSREIIKSLIKGSRLGESVSHDLLLGRWRLTLDLFGRVFMEDVGLEPGSVVSELGGFPVKEAKFRRDMEKLRNQQNRDLTLSKLERDRNQLILMTFKELNNQYNSYHRRTSSSHPCLAVNRVKVTFKDEPGEGSGVARSFYTALAEALLSSEKLPNLESVQVGGRYSQYTVLQRLRNRERTESPRIRHPGPLSPRITSRRSERNDREQRRTLSVDARSFVPNAGSSDANPNSHLTPHQQQLGDRLYPKIVQIRPSLASKITGMLLELSPAQLLTLLASDEALRMRANEAIALLMQTVEMSALNEAAHPLPPADSLLEDVDLFLSLSEQHGSKPPPPAVEKIPEENVAEENLEDNTPLFYCPGKQGFYSPRQGKASYERLNAFRNTGRLIGLCLLQNELCPMYFNRHVLKVILGRPIRFHDLAFFDPVMYESLRQLVLDAESKDKESLFSTLDLNFSIDLSQEEGGGSVELVSCGVDIEVTPQNVYDYVRRYAEFRMFKTQQKAFFALRSGVFDVIPESALDGLTAEDLRLLLNGVGDINVPLLISYTSFNDESGLATSDRQIKFKRWLWSIVDKMTPSERQDLVYFWTGSPALPASEEGFQPMPSVTMRPADDSHLPTANTCISRLYIPLYSSRTILRHKLLIAIKTKHFGFV; encoded by the exons ATGTCGTCGTTACAATTCATCGTCCATCCAGCTCCTGGAACGGATGATCAGCTCAACGACAG ATTTAAAGAAGTTTCTGAACGTTTAAATAGAAGTATTTTGGGAAATACATCATCTTATCCTGTGCTATCAAATATCAAATCTCCAATCAAACAAATTGTAGTTGGACCCTATCATATTGGCTTATTGTTTGAAGATGGACGAGTGGCTCGAATTCCATTTACAGTACTTGCTGAAAGATTGGACTTGTCTAGATCTACTGGAGATGCAAATAAGTTGCCTTCTAAATCCAGTAGTGGAAATAGCggaggtggtggtggtggggGTGGTGGAAACTTAAGTTCTGCCACTCGTCACCTCACTCGACGAGCTCGTATAATGAGATCAGGAACATTCCGTGGAACTTCTag GTCATCTGGTAGTGGTGTGATAATGAGCAGTGGTTCATCAAGTGGACGTCCAGTTATGCCAGCTCAATTTGTACCAGAAGAGCTTGTAGCTCAAGCACAAGTTGTTTTGCAAGGTAAAAgtcgaaatttaataatacgtgAACTTCAGCGAACAAATTTGGACGTGAATTTGGCTGTCAACAACCTCTTATCGCGTGATGACGAAGAAGGAGATGGAGAAATCGAAGAAGTCAATGGACCTGGTGGAGATTCTTATGTTCCTGAAGATTTGATGTCTTTATTGGATGGTGGAGGATTTCATTCAGACCATTCTGTTATTATTGATGCTGATGCAATTTTTTCTGAAGATATGTTTTCATATTCTTCATCTAGAAG GAATGGTGCTAGAAGATTAGGTGAACGTGAACGTGTAAGCAATAGTGCAAATGACAGTACATCTAGTGATCGTAATTCAGGACCCAGTGATCGAGACAGTTTCACTAGATGGAGAGATCGTCATTGTTATGGACAACAACAACATCGTCAAAGACAACAACAGTGGCTTGAAGGAGCACTACGTGATTCTGCATGGGATAAAGATacag actCTAAAAAGAAGGACTCTAACGTTGGACCTTATGAATTTTCCGCAGACTCTAAAAAAAAGGATAGTAACACTGGCAATCCTTTGTGGTTATCGAATGATGCAGAATATTGGCCAGAAccaaatgtcaaatttatacaaattgccGCAATCCATTCAGAATTAATTGCCCTGTCTGCTGAAGGACAACTTTATCAATGGAAATGGGAAGATTCTGATCCATACAAGACTTTAGAT aacaaTGTACATCATCCAAAGACTACTGCTCTTGGTTTAACTAATGAAAAAGTTGTCCTGCTTTCTGGTACTATTATACGAGTTTCTGTAGTAACTGAATCTAATAAAGTAGCTACATGGATGGATGAAAGTCTTACTCATGCTGCTACTGCTTCTAAACTTGAACATCCAGCTCAGCTCTATTCTGAATTTGTTGTTGATCATATAATTTCTATTCACACTTGCCCACTGTATACTCTAGCACGTTTGGAAAGTGGAGCACTTTATTGGTG GGGAGTATTACCATTTAATCAAAGACGTAAAATATGGGATAAATATCGTACTAAAGctagaaaacaaaaaacaaacaatttaaattctgatATTATTGTCGGAAGTCAAGtttgtatgaaaaatagtCCACTTTATCAGCCAGGAGCTATTG gtataactttGTATGGCGGTGAACCTAAAATaggtcaattattaaattctgcCTGGACATATGCTGATGTTTGCagatttcaaattttgacaccACCTCAGATATTTCAGTCTCAAAACATTAATAGTAGTTCCTCTAAATCATGCTCACCTATTGAAAAAAGTAAAGAGACTGCTGATAGAATTGACATGCCACCACCTCCTTCTCCAGCATCAAGTACTTGCAGTGAAACAGGAAGTACTGTTCAAAGTTCAA AGAGAACTAAAAGAGTTACAATGAAAGGTCTTGaagatgataaaaatattgaagaagATTGGCCATTAAAAGATGTTGTATTTGTCGAAGATCAAAAGAGTTTACCTATTG gcCGTGTTGTTCATGTGGACGGTTCGTATGCAGCAGTTAAATTTCCTTGTGTttcaaaagaaattatatCTGGAATATTTCCTAAAGATAAAGAACCAAATACGTCTGTAAATGATGATGTAGTGACAAATATCATAAAGATGTTAGACCAAAATGAAGTTAGATTAATGAAAAAAGATGACCTACag gttTGTAAAGTGGCTGTTGCAAGTAAAGTACCAGATTGTTTTCAGAGAACTCCTAGAAGAATAAATATACCAACTGATAATGGGAATCAAATCCTGACTTTAACTATTGATGGTcaag gtgTACATGCCATTGTAAAAAATGGTTCAAAAatcagttatattaaatttaatgtcacTAGCGGAAAAATAGAGCAAGATAGTCCTTTTCCTGTTGATGCCAGTGCTTTAATAGGACTGAATCCTGATAATATGCAGATAATTTGTACTGCTGaa agcaaagataatatatgtattttacgtGATGGTAATCGAACTATATATCCGCTGGCTAAGGATAGTACTGATTCAATGAGAGAGCCACAGTGGTTAGATTTGGGACCTGTACGTTGTATGGGTATTGGTTCATATACAGTTACTTCTCCTCACGTAAAAGCAGTTGCTGCCATCATAGTATTGGATGTAGAACAACAAATACTCATGTCCCGAATATTAAAACCTAATCTTGAGTCTGTTAAATTGTTGATACAACAGTTATCACTTgaaattg ataatggTGTACTCTTATCACAGATTTTAGCAGAGCGATGTGATGGTAATCGTAATCTTTTACATGCTTGTGTTTCAGTCTGTGCTCCTATTTCAAATAAAGAATCAgaag aaggaGATAATGTATCAAATCAACCAAATACTAATGTCGATACTTTGAATGTAATTCAAAAGGCATTTGGGGTACGATCAACATTGAGTTTACGAGAAATGATGAGACGAGCTTCAGCTGTTGTAAGATCAA GCAACACCAATAATACATCTGAATCTGAACCGATGGAAATGAATGATGAAGCTCCACCACCAGGTACTGTTCCTGAACCAAGTTCATGGCATGAACCGGTTAATGCAACTACTCAGTCAAACCCTGTTTTACCAAATGAAGAAGAAACAATTCAACCTACACCACCAATCAATCCAAATACTGAAAGAAGAAACAATGCATTGGCTATTTTACGACTACTGTGTGAATCATCTGTATTTTCACCTCATCTATTGGACCTATTGACCGCTAA AGATGCTCAAGGATTAACTCCATTTATGTTGGCGGTGACTGTTAGAGCATATCCTGCtgctattattttacttgataCTATCCATCGCGTGGTTTCAAAAGTAGTACTTCCacctaatatatttgaaatgcaAGGCACTTCATCTACCGAACAAGAACATGCcatcaaaaatgtaatgagTGCTTGGAGATCTTCAGTTGCTGGAACAGGATCCAATCCTACTAGTAGTTGTAAAGTACCTCCAGAAATACCACCTCAACCAGTACCTTTGTGTAAGAAGACTCCTAACTATGAATTACCAGCCTATTGGTCATCATCGTTATGTACATTAGCACATTCACCACCACCTCCACCACCTCCACCACCACCTTCACAACAACAGCCAAATGATTTTTCTAAag gaTATTTCCCTCTTCCACCACCTCCGCCaccattatcaatttataagaCACATATTTGGTATACCGAGAGATCACTTTATCGTGAAAGTGATAGtgagaaaattcaaaaagctAAGGAAGTTTTAGCTTCTATGGTTTATCCTACTGGCTCAAATCCAGATTATAGTCCATTGCATGTTATTTGTTGCAATGATACTTGCAGTTTTACTTGGACTGGAGCTGAACATATTAAtcag GATATATTTGAATGTCGTACATGTGGTTTAACTGGATCATTATGCTGCTGTACAGAGTGTGCTCGAGTTTGTCATCGAGGCCatgattgtaaattaaaaagaacatCTCCTACTGCATATTGCGATTGTTGGGAAAAATGTCGCTGTAAAGCTTTAGTGCAAGGTCATCAAGCATCTAGAACACAACTATTAAATAGATTAGTTAATGAAACTGATTTAGTAACCCATTATAATTcaag aggagaaagtatattattatttttggtacaGACGGTTGGCCGGCAATCAAATGAACAACGTCAATATAATAGATCATCCAGACAACGAGCTGCTTCTCGCAAAACACCATCTTCTGatattg aaaTGGATATGCCTGATCATGATTTAGAACCACCCAGATTTAGCCGTAAAGCACTAGAAAGACTACTTAATGATTGGCCTGCAGTAAAAGCTATGATAATGTCAGgagttaaaaatgattctgagtcTAAATTAACAACTGATCaatcatgtttaaaaaatcagtCTGGTACAACATTCCTTGACAAATTCATGCactgtttactttttaaatgtagtAATGAGGGTATGAACGCATTTTTA ATGATTGATGCTGTGGTTACAACAATTCTTAAAGAAATGCATAATCCATTAAGTAATTCAGCTGAAGTTAACTCAATAGCACGTCGTTTTATTAGATCTGTAATACGtgtatttgttgtttataGTGTTGAATTAGCTCCTCAAAATAATAAGCGACGAAT gCTTCACAGTTCATCATCTCCATTTACTCGAGCTAAACGTATTTTCCAgtcaatgataaaattatcagTTGATGAATTATGTGAAACAGCTGAAAGCTTAATTGCACCTGTTCGTCTTGGTGTAGCAAGACCTACTGCTCCATTTACTTTGTCTACTAATTATACTCCAGATATACAA aGTTACgaggaaatattttttgtagagCCTATGGCtccaaataatatgaatatgtcCGATCAAATAGAAGGTACTAATGTTCACAGACAATCCCAAAATGATCAACCTCCAATTGACATAGAATTAGAAGACGAAATGGCagaca ataACGATGGTGAAGGTAGTGATCCTGAAGATGTTATGGGAAGTGTACTTGAAAGTCATGTTCGTTTAGGGCAAAATAGTATTTCTGATTCTAATCAACAAGGTCCAGTTGACCCAGAATCTGATACAGAAGATATGTTAGTTGAAACAGATTCAGATTCTGACCAAAGTAATCAAGATGGCGGTGGTCAAAGAAGTGTCCAGACAGGAGCTACTGCTGGATCAGATACTGACGATGAATCAGGAGAATCTACTCAACAAGAAGATGGGGAAGAATCTGAAGCTGGAGAAACTGATGAATTGGATGCTGAAGAATTTCTTGTGTCTGAAGATCAATTAGAAAGAAGAgc tacaACTTCTGGACAAGGACATAGAACAAATTTAGCACCACAATCTATGCAATGGGCAATTAGAAATCGCGATACTGCCACACGAACAGCaacag ggTTTAGAGTTGCTTCTGGAAATTCCTTAGTGTTCATAGATCCTACATCATTAAGGCGATCTGCTGTAGCTGCAGTTAGTAATAGTACAAATAATTCTGGTAATGGAAGCAATAATGCGGCAGCGGCCGCTGCAGCAGCAGTTGCCTCTGCGGCAGCTGGTCTTAATGATTCAATTACAATGGCTACTACTGCTTCAAGTTTAGCTAGAGCATTTGCAATAGTCATACGACAAATTTCTGATTTATTAGTCTCATCAATGCATGAACCTCCACCAACATTATCAGTACCAACGCGCGTATCAGTTGCAGAAACTTATGATTTAcag ataataattgaaaagtcACTTAAACCTACTTGGGATTGGTTAATGGCAATCATGGATTCAACTGAAGCTCAACTTAGGTTTGGTGCTTCACTTACTCAATCATCTGATCCACAACATCCAAGACATCCTTTACATTCAACAACTACAGCTAATACTACAAATACAATGCCTAGTACATCATCTGGAATTG gtgcaactagtagtaataataatcaggCAGTTGAACCTCGGCGTGAATTCATATCATACTGTTTATCTCTAATGCGTGCTCATAGTAATGAGCATGGAGATTCTTTACCAGTTTTGGACGTTTCTTCTTTAAAACATGTTGCTTATGTTTTGGATGCTTTAGTGTATTATATGAGGGCTGATACCTATCAATCGCTAAGTGCAACTGTTCTTTTAGCAGATCCATTAGATCCTGAACCTTGGGTTTTAGAACAGCAA gatgaaaatgataatgaaGAAAATGATGAAGAAATTAATACTACTGTACCATCAATCAGCCAAACATCTAGTCCAAGATTTGTAGACATGGATTCTGGAACTAGAGGACGACGTCATGGATTTTTCCAACGATCAGATTCTACTCTATGTTTAGGATGTCCCCCACCAGATCCTTTTAAAACACCTATGACTCAAGCTATGCCGTTAGCTGATCAACCGCATTTACTACAACCAAATGCACGTAAAGAAGATATGTTTGGCACTCCAAGAGTTCCAG CACCTATAGATGGATCATCGGAGGGTGTGCCATCAAGGCTTAGTTTATCCAGTCGTAGCGATAATGGAAGTGAACAGTTACCCAAAGAACATGAAAGAAAAA gacAAGATACTGAACCAGAAGACCTTTCTGTTCGTTCAAATATGAGTAATAtggctaaaaattatttggagGTTGAGACTGAATTGTATGGCCTTGGTGATGAATCAGACTCTTCACAACCAATTTCTGAat CTGAAATGACTAAAAGAGATCGAGACTTAATAATTGTACCAACAAGTACTTTGTCTGATACTACATCACCTATGCTTAAAAGTGTAATTGTTAGAGCTCCTTCTGGTGGAACTCCATCTACTTCt tcaaGTTCAGCACAAGTAAAACCAAATCCTGGTGTGGAAGATAATCGTGATTTATTATCATCTCGTGagattattaaatcattgattaa gggAAGTCGTTTAGGAGAGAGTGTATCCCATGACTTATTATTAGGTCGCTGGCGTTTGACATTGGACCTTTTTGGTCGTGTGTTTATGGAAGATGTAGGTTTGGAACCGGGGTCTGTTGTATCTGAACTTGGGGGTTTCCCAGTTAAAGAAGCAAAGTTCCGTAGAGATATGGAAAAGTTGAGAAATCAACAAAATCGAGATCTAACATTATCGaaa TTGGAACGTGATCGTAATCAATTGATTCTCATGACCTTTAAAGAATTAAACAATCAGTATAATTCTTATCACCGTAGAACATCTAGTAGTCATCCCTGTTTAGCAGTTAATAGAGTAAAAGTAACATTTAAGGATGAACCCGGAGAAGGATCTGGCGTTGCTAGATCATTCTATACTGCTTTAGCtgag GCTCTTCTATCAAGTGAAAAATTGCCAAACCTTGAATCAGTCCAAGTTGGTGGTAGATACTCACAATACACTGTTCTTCAACGTTTAAGAAATCGTGAACGTACTGAATCTCCCCGAATCCGTCATCCTGGTCCTTTATCACCACGAATAACATCAAGACGGTCTGAGCGTAATGATCGTGAACAACGTCGTACACTCTCTGTTGATGCACGTTCATTTGTTCCTAATGCTGGATCATCTGATGCTAATCCTAATTCTCATTTAACTCCTCACCAACAACAACTTGGTGATCGCCTGTATCCAaag attGTTCAAATTAGACCAAGTCTAGCCAGCAAAATTACAGGAATGCTTTTAGAGTTATCACCTGCTCAATTACTAACATTATTAGCATCTGATGAAGCTTTGAGAATGCGTGCTAATGAAGCTATTGCGTTGCTAATGCAAACTGTTGAAATGTCAGCACTTAATGAGGCAGCTCATCCATTACCGCCTGCCGATAGTCTTCTTG AAGATGTCGATTTGTTCCTAAGTCTTTCCGAACAACATGGTTCTAAACCTCCTCCACCAGCAGTAGAAAAAATTCCAGAAGAAAATGTAGCTGAAGAAAATTTGGAAGATAACacaccattattttattgcccTGGTAAACAAGGATTTTACTCACCACGTCAAGGAAAAGCTTCTTACGAACGTCTGAATGCCTTCAGAAATACTGGAAG ATTGATTGGATTATGTCTTTTACAAAATGAATTATGCCCAATGTATTTTAATCGCCACGTTCTCAAAGTGATACTTGGAAGACCTATAAGATTCCATGATTTAGCGTTTTTTGATCCAGTTATGTATGAAAGTCTCAGACAACTTGTTTTAGATGCTGAATCAAAAGATAAAGAATCATTATTCTCAACTTTGGATTTAAACttcag cattGATCTAAGCCAAGAAGAAGGTGGTGGAAGTGTAGAATTGGTTAGTTGTGGTGTTGATATTGAAGTGACGCCccaaaatgtttatgattatGTAAGAAGATATGCTGAGTTTAGAATGTTTAAAACTCAACAAAAAGCTTTCttt GCATTGAGATCTGGA